A DNA window from Setaria viridis chromosome 2, Setaria_viridis_v4.0, whole genome shotgun sequence contains the following coding sequences:
- the LOC117846058 gene encoding peroxisome biogenesis protein 3-1, which produces MLASARGFWGRHRRKILVSLGVAGAGYAAYRLYDAHRAQLVRVEQLRAMEEQAADDLVKNQLQEHFEKVQSICDSTTLPLAMHQLCEKIMSELDISKLIDKLRQGKVESSALTPKEKYDTWEEIKIKSFTKTVSSIWAMTLLSLYTRVQVTILGRHLYLDFARGSHRAQIQEESDTFSENGHKSFLTTADYLPTGKINAYIMQMQHAATEVLKEKQLKDLMSTDQVLQTVLQILDMFMGLCEDNSWINYLVPDDASVHAQLMAVSSTGFDDSSLLNDFRKLEQLMAETRIVLASDDFKNIMERSLRKIADMVIEDLAAQTGIPSPPSGLPLATLLPRVAHLSSPLLVEPNKNKHIQMIRSMPEVELFYTFLYANMPPET; this is translated from the exons ATGCTGGCCTCGGCGAG GGGGTTCTGGGGGCGGCACCGCCGGAAGATCCTCGTCTCGCTGGGCGTCGCGGGAGCGGGCTACGCCGCCTACCGCCTCTACGACGCGCACCGCGCCCAGCTCGTGCGGGTGGAGCAGCTGCGCGCCATGGAGGAGCAGGCCGCCGACGACCTCGTCAAGAACCA GCTACAGGAACACTTTGAGAAGGTGCAGAGCATTTGCGACAGTACCACATTGCCTTTGGCCATGCATCAGCTCTGTGAAAAGATAATGAGTGAACTGGATATTTCAAAATTGATTGACAAGCTGCGGCAAGGGAAGGTAGAATCAAGCGCACTGACACCAAAGGAGAAGTATGATACTTGGGAGGAGATTAAGATTAAGA GTTTCACAAAGACAGTTTCTTCAATATGGGCAATGACATTGCTTAGCTTGTACACTAGAGTTCAGGTCACCATATTAGGCAGGCATCTATACTTAGATTTTGCCCGCGGTTCACATCGTGCACAGATACAG GAAGAATCTGATACCTTCAGTGAAAATGGACACAAGAGCTTCCTTACAACGGCGGATTATCTTCCAACTGGCAAAATCAATGCATACATAATGCAAATGCAACATGCTGCGACAGAAGTCCTAAAAGA GAAGCAGCTGAAAGACCTTATGAGCACGGACCAAGTATTGCAAACAGTATTACAAATATTGGACATGTTCATGGGTCTTTGTGAAGATAACTCATGGATAAATTACCTTGTACCTGATGATGCCAGTGTTCATGCACAGTTGATGGCTGTGTCTAGTACTGGATTTGATGATTCATCACTCCTAAATGATTTCAGAAAGCTAGAACAACTAATGGCTGAGACACGAATAGTATTGGCAAG CGATGATTTTAAAAATATCATGGAGAGGTCACTGAGGAAGATAGCTGACATGGTGATTGAGGACCTGGCTGCGCAGACTGGAATTCCAAGTCCTCCGTCAGGATTGCCCTTAGCGACACTTTTGCCCAGAGTTGCCCATCTGAGTTCACCGTTGCTTGTGGAGCCGAACAAGAACAAACACATTCAGATGATCCGAAGTATGCCTGAAGTGGAGCTCTTCTACACATTCCTGTATGCAAACATGCCACCGGAAACATGA